One Lysinibacillus fusiformis genomic window carries:
- a CDS encoding ABC transporter ATP-binding protein: MLKVENLHTYHGHLHVLEGINFELLEGELLSIVGSNGAGKSTLLGTLAGVYTPTEGKIEYKGFNITRDGVQRTVAKGICLVPERRQIFSSLSVKDNLMLGSYHRYKKDKKTVLRDYEEIVELFPRLKQMLNRPGGLLSGGEQQMVAIGRGLMANPKVLMLDEPSLGLAPLIVKDIMNILRKLCDERGATIILVEQNVKAALKVADRACVLAHGQMTISGTAQELLNDSKVQEAYFGKPQKEPTVLAKV; this comes from the coding sequence ATGCTTAAAGTCGAAAATCTACATACCTACCATGGGCATTTACATGTCCTTGAAGGCATAAATTTTGAGTTATTAGAAGGAGAATTACTGTCGATTGTTGGATCAAATGGTGCTGGGAAAAGTACGCTACTCGGTACTCTAGCTGGTGTTTATACGCCAACTGAAGGGAAGATTGAATACAAGGGATTTAATATCACTAGAGATGGTGTACAAAGGACAGTTGCTAAAGGAATTTGTTTAGTACCTGAACGAAGACAAATTTTTTCTTCGTTATCTGTAAAAGACAATCTCATGCTTGGTTCTTATCATCGCTATAAGAAAGATAAGAAAACGGTTCTCCGTGACTACGAGGAGATCGTAGAACTATTTCCACGCTTAAAGCAAATGCTCAACCGTCCTGGTGGTTTACTTTCAGGTGGTGAACAGCAAATGGTGGCAATTGGCAGGGGTTTGATGGCCAATCCCAAAGTATTAATGCTAGATGAGCCCTCATTAGGACTCGCGCCTTTAATTGTGAAAGATATCATGAATATTTTACGTAAACTGTGTGATGAACGTGGTGCAACGATTATTTTGGTAGAACAGAACGTAAAAGCCGCCTTAAAGGTAGCCGACCGTGCCTGTGTGTTAGCGCATGGTCAAATGACAATTTCAGGTACAGCTCAAGAGTTATTAAATGATTCAAAAGTACAAGAAGCGTACTTCGGTAAACCACAGAAAGAACCAACTGTTCTAGCAAAAGTATAA
- a CDS encoding ABC transporter ATP-binding protein yields the protein MTNKELILSVENLTKVFGGVVAVDNVSFTINKGEIFAVIGPNGAGKTTLFNMITGVLPSSSGNVYFQGNRLTRKKPYQIAQAGVTRTFQNLEVFDNMTVIENVMTGAHITMKTNILTAGLRLPTVVNEEVQTMERALQCLEDVGIAEFAYEMADKLPYGNQRLLEIARAAISKPRLILLDEPMAGLNAEESRQLVDVILKMRADGMTFLFVEHDMETVMSISDRIVVVDNGVKIGEGTPEEIYQNPQVVAAYLGDDDEEEGVAYA from the coding sequence ATGACTAACAAAGAGCTCATCTTAAGCGTAGAAAACTTAACAAAAGTTTTCGGCGGCGTGGTTGCTGTAGACAATGTATCCTTCACAATTAATAAAGGTGAAATTTTCGCTGTTATCGGCCCTAATGGAGCTGGTAAAACAACACTTTTCAATATGATTACTGGGGTATTGCCCAGTTCATCAGGAAACGTGTACTTCCAAGGTAATCGATTAACACGTAAAAAACCATATCAAATTGCACAAGCTGGTGTGACAAGAACATTTCAAAACTTAGAAGTCTTTGATAATATGACCGTCATCGAGAATGTGATGACGGGCGCACATATTACGATGAAAACAAACATTTTAACGGCAGGTTTACGATTACCGACTGTAGTCAATGAAGAAGTTCAAACAATGGAAAGAGCATTGCAGTGTTTAGAGGACGTAGGAATTGCTGAATTCGCCTATGAAATGGCAGATAAATTGCCCTATGGTAATCAGCGACTGCTTGAAATTGCGCGTGCGGCAATTTCAAAACCACGACTAATTTTATTAGATGAGCCAATGGCAGGTCTGAACGCTGAAGAATCCAGACAATTAGTCGACGTAATTTTGAAGATGCGTGCGGATGGCATGACATTTTTATTTGTTGAACATGACATGGAAACAGTTATGTCCATTTCTGATCGTATAGTAGTTGTGGATAATGGTGTGAAAATCGGAGAAGGTACCCCTGAAGAGATTTATCAAAATCCACAAGTTGTGGCAGCATACTTAGGCGATGACGATGAGGAAGAAGGTGTAGCATATGCTTAA
- a CDS encoding branched-chain amino acid ABC transporter permease, with protein MTKKNLKLIYNNSLVGPGIFFALLFCIPLVGSTYTLAIFTMIGFYALVCIGLTLLTGYAGQISLGHAAFYGIGAYTSAYMTGTHGLSPWLAIIVGALISALVALLIGIPTFKLKGYYLALATLGFGIIVYTAFKELTPITGGSNGFFGIPSISLFGFDFVTDRSYFYLIWVVVFIALIFARNIIHSRIGRGLRSIEGSEIAADAVGVNLMKYKLQIFVTSAIFTSISGSLLAHYVSFINPDLFTANTSIYLLIMVIIGGLSNIWGAIVGSAMYVLLGELLKHYIPLMLPNVGGEFEIVFFGLLLVLTLIYMPNGLVPQFDKILSKFRKKGNATHMSLTINTQATGGKTND; from the coding sequence ATGACAAAAAAAAATTTAAAGCTTATTTATAATAACAGTCTAGTCGGGCCTGGCATTTTCTTTGCACTGCTATTTTGTATCCCGCTAGTGGGATCTACTTATACACTTGCCATTTTTACAATGATTGGATTTTATGCATTAGTATGCATTGGGTTAACATTGCTAACAGGATACGCGGGACAAATTTCTTTAGGTCACGCGGCCTTTTATGGAATTGGTGCCTACACATCTGCTTATATGACTGGTACACACGGTTTATCTCCTTGGTTAGCTATTATTGTAGGAGCACTGATTTCTGCACTTGTTGCTTTACTAATTGGTATTCCGACATTTAAGTTAAAAGGCTATTATTTAGCATTAGCAACATTAGGGTTTGGCATTATTGTCTATACAGCATTCAAGGAGTTAACACCGATTACTGGTGGCTCAAACGGTTTCTTCGGTATTCCTTCTATTAGCCTATTTGGCTTTGATTTCGTCACAGATCGCAGTTACTTCTATCTCATTTGGGTAGTCGTTTTTATCGCACTTATATTCGCACGTAATATTATTCACTCACGTATTGGACGTGGTTTACGTTCCATAGAGGGGAGTGAAATCGCCGCAGATGCTGTTGGTGTTAATTTAATGAAGTATAAACTACAGATTTTCGTGACGAGTGCTATTTTTACATCAATTTCTGGCTCTTTATTAGCGCACTACGTATCATTTATTAATCCAGATTTATTTACAGCAAATACGTCAATCTATTTATTGATTATGGTAATTATAGGCGGGTTGAGTAATATTTGGGGTGCTATAGTGGGCTCAGCAATGTATGTTTTGCTAGGGGAATTATTAAAGCATTATATACCATTGATGTTACCAAATGTCGGAGGGGAGTTTGAAATCGTATTCTTCGGTTTGTTACTTGTTTTAACATTAATTTATATGCCGAACGGTTTAGTACCACAATTCGACAAAATCCTCTCTAAATTTAGAAAGAAGGGTAACGCTACTCATATGTCCTTAACGATCAATACCCAAGCGACGGGAGGGAAAACGAATGACTAA
- a CDS encoding branched-chain amino acid ABC transporter permease → METFSQMLQLLFSGLTIGAIYALIAVGFVVIYNVTGILNFAQGEFAMFGALISISLVKANLPLWLAIILSIIIVAAIGGIFERTAIHTARKSSMTTLIIITIGVSIAFRGIAILIWGTQAQTLPPFTDNTPIQFLDAVLLPQNLWAIGLSIVILIVMMYFFNYTFTGKSLTACVVNPFAARLMGINPNKMSLFAVVVSAAVGALAGTVIAPISGASYDMGMMLGIKAFVAAVVGGLTNAPAAIAGAFLIGIIEAFTEGLWSSGLKDVVSFSLLLLILFVKPEGLFAKASGKRV, encoded by the coding sequence ATGGAGACATTTTCACAAATGTTGCAATTATTATTTTCAGGTTTAACAATTGGGGCTATTTATGCACTGATAGCAGTTGGATTCGTTGTTATCTATAACGTGACAGGTATTCTTAATTTTGCACAAGGTGAATTTGCTATGTTTGGCGCTTTAATCAGTATTTCACTCGTAAAAGCAAATCTACCCTTATGGTTAGCCATTATTTTAAGTATCATAATTGTGGCGGCAATTGGCGGTATATTTGAACGAACAGCAATTCATACCGCTCGTAAATCGTCCATGACAACACTAATTATCATTACAATTGGCGTATCGATTGCCTTCCGCGGTATAGCGATTTTAATTTGGGGAACACAAGCACAAACATTACCACCATTTACGGATAATACACCGATTCAATTTTTAGATGCTGTATTACTTCCGCAAAATTTATGGGCAATCGGCCTTTCTATCGTAATTTTAATCGTCATGATGTACTTTTTTAACTACACATTTACAGGAAAATCATTAACAGCTTGTGTGGTAAATCCTTTTGCAGCTCGTCTAATGGGAATCAATCCAAATAAAATGTCATTATTTGCTGTTGTTGTAAGTGCTGCAGTTGGAGCTTTAGCAGGTACAGTAATTGCTCCTATATCCGGTGCATCCTATGATATGGGGATGATGCTCGGTATTAAAGCGTTTGTCGCAGCGGTCGTTGGCGGATTAACAAATGCTCCAGCAGCAATTGCAGGTGCCTTTTTAATCGGTATTATTGAAGCGTTTACAGAAGGATTATGGTCTTCAGGATTAAAAGATGTAGTGAGTTTTTCATTACTGCTGTTAATTTTATTTGTAAAACCAGAGGGTCTATTTGCTAAAGCTTCAGGAAAACGCGTCTAG
- a CDS encoding ABC transporter substrate-binding protein, giving the protein MKKTLLSLFLLMSALFMVACGSSSDSGKNDSSSSAGSSSSESGTGASADSIKIAGIFSASGGAAALGESEMQTLKMLVDQKNADGGINGQQIELVTYDDKSDQNEAILAMKKALTQDKVSIVIGGTISGNSLAMLPLAEQNQVPYISVAASKQIYMDENGQARKWVFKMPQDDQQAVERILQYLKDNNLTKVAWLNVANSYGTGGHDEFVEHASKYGIESVIEDEFETTVTDAKPLLTRVKKANPDAIIVWGTVQESAVVIKNIRELALDAPVLASHGIATNQFIEVAGDAANDVILPTGKLLVANSLEDSNPQKELLLAYNESYTSKYNKSASTFGAYAADAFTIATKAIEAKGTDSAALRDFIEQELGEFVGLTGTFNINAENHMGLSPDSFAMVRIVNGKWTLED; this is encoded by the coding sequence ATGAAAAAGACTTTACTGTCACTTTTCCTATTGATGAGTGCGTTATTTATGGTAGCGTGTGGTTCATCATCTGATTCGGGAAAAAACGATTCATCATCATCTGCGGGTTCTTCTAGCTCAGAATCCGGCACTGGAGCATCAGCTGATTCAATAAAAATTGCAGGTATTTTTTCAGCATCTGGTGGAGCAGCTGCTCTTGGGGAATCAGAAATGCAAACGCTTAAAATGTTAGTAGATCAAAAAAATGCGGACGGTGGAATTAACGGTCAACAAATTGAATTAGTCACTTATGATGATAAATCTGACCAAAATGAAGCAATTCTTGCGATGAAAAAGGCATTAACACAAGATAAGGTATCAATCGTTATCGGCGGAACAATAAGTGGTAACTCATTAGCAATGTTACCTTTAGCAGAACAAAATCAAGTTCCTTATATTTCAGTTGCTGCAAGTAAACAAATTTATATGGATGAAAATGGACAAGCACGAAAATGGGTATTCAAAATGCCACAAGACGATCAACAAGCTGTTGAACGTATTTTACAATACTTAAAAGACAATAACCTAACGAAAGTTGCATGGTTAAATGTAGCGAATTCTTATGGAACAGGTGGCCATGATGAGTTCGTTGAACATGCATCAAAATATGGTATTGAGTCAGTGATCGAAGACGAATTCGAAACAACAGTCACGGATGCAAAACCATTATTAACACGTGTAAAAAAGGCAAACCCAGATGCCATTATCGTTTGGGGAACTGTACAGGAGTCCGCAGTTGTTATTAAAAACATTCGTGAATTAGCACTAGATGCACCAGTGCTTGCAAGTCATGGAATCGCAACAAATCAATTTATTGAAGTCGCAGGCGATGCAGCGAATGATGTAATTTTACCAACAGGTAAATTATTAGTTGCTAATAGTTTAGAAGATTCAAATCCACAAAAAGAATTATTACTAGCTTACAACGAATCTTATACATCGAAATATAATAAATCGGCAAGTACGTTCGGTGCATATGCAGCAGATGCTTTCACGATTGCAACAAAAGCAATTGAAGCTAAAGGTACAGATAGCGCCGCTCTTCGGGATTTCATCGAACAAGAACTGGGAGAATTTGTAGGCCTTACTGGTACATTTAATATCAATGCAGAAAACCATATGGGATTAAGTCCAGATAGTTTTGCAATGGTACGTATTGTAAATGGAAAGTGGACTTTAGAAGACTGA
- a CDS encoding LysR family transcriptional regulator: MDLRQLNYFITIVEEGQITKAAKKLHMAQPPLSQQLKMMEEELNCKLLDRNGRTLDMTGPGKVLYEKGKTLLSNFEDTITEIKEVGEGLKGVLSIGADQTCLSYLPEKITIMRERYPDLCFKIIEGDTLFLTKSLLSKEIDLAILQQPIEDENFFSLGLDVDEFVLATPSQWNLKSPIRMEDLKNIPFLSFYRHHNCSTLRIIIDEFKSHGFEPNIICECIDIAMVSSLIGEGIGVTILPKTSLDKFSTDGIKIIKFANCNIKPKSTIIWPKERYLAKSALNFLELFR; the protein is encoded by the coding sequence ATGGATTTACGGCAATTAAACTACTTTATAACTATTGTTGAAGAGGGTCAAATTACTAAAGCTGCAAAAAAGCTACACATGGCACAACCTCCACTTAGCCAGCAGTTAAAAATGATGGAAGAAGAATTGAATTGTAAACTACTAGATAGAAATGGTAGGACACTTGATATGACAGGTCCCGGAAAAGTATTATACGAAAAAGGAAAAACTTTATTATCAAATTTCGAGGATACTATTACTGAAATAAAAGAAGTAGGAGAAGGCTTAAAAGGTGTACTATCCATAGGCGCAGATCAAACTTGCTTATCCTATTTACCTGAAAAAATCACGATTATGCGTGAACGATACCCTGATTTATGCTTTAAAATTATCGAAGGAGATACATTATTCTTAACGAAGAGTCTTTTAAGTAAAGAAATTGATTTAGCCATTTTACAGCAGCCCATTGAAGATGAAAATTTTTTTTCGTTAGGATTAGATGTAGATGAATTTGTACTTGCTACACCATCGCAATGGAATTTAAAGAGTCCAATTCGAATGGAAGATTTAAAAAATATACCATTTCTTTCTTTTTATCGTCATCATAATTGTAGTACACTTCGTATTATTATAGATGAATTTAAAAGTCATGGATTTGAGCCTAATATTATTTGTGAGTGTATTGATATTGCGATGGTCTCTTCTTTGATTGGAGAAGGAATAGGTGTAACCATTTTGCCGAAAACAAGTCTGGATAAATTTTCTACGGATGGTATTAAAATCATTAAATTTGCTAATTGTAACATCAAACCAAAATCAACCATAATTTGGCCAAAAGAACGTTACTTAGCAAAATCCGCACTAAATTTTTTAGAGTTGTTTAGATAG
- the serS gene encoding serine--tRNA ligase, with protein MLDIKRVRDNFAEIKEMLLTRNEDLGNLDDFDGLDAKRRELIAKTEELKAERNKVSEQISVMKRNKENADEVIARMRQVGDEIKELDTQLNDVEDRFKDMMMRLPNIPHQSVPVGTTEDDNVEVLKWGEVPSFDFEIKAHWDIATDLQIVDFERGAKVTGSRFLFYRGLGARLERALMSFMMDLHAEEHGYEEMLPPVIVNRDSLTGTGQLPKFEEDVFKLADTDYFMIPTAEVPVTNFYRDEILPNEALPQGFAAYSACFRSEAGSAGRDTRGLIRQHQFNKVELVRFVKPEESYEQLELLTGHAEKVLQLLGLPYRKLKMCTADLGFTAAKKYDLEVWIPAQNMYREISSCSNFEDFQARRANIRFRREPNAKPEFVHTLNGSGLAIGRTVAAILENYQQADGSVVIPEVLRPYMGGKDIIAPK; from the coding sequence ATGTTAGATATTAAACGCGTCCGTGACAATTTCGCGGAAATTAAAGAAATGTTGTTAACACGTAATGAAGATTTAGGAAACTTAGACGACTTTGATGGCTTAGACGCAAAACGTCGTGAACTAATTGCTAAAACAGAAGAGCTTAAAGCTGAACGTAATAAAGTATCTGAACAAATTTCTGTGATGAAGCGTAACAAAGAAAATGCAGATGAAGTCATAGCGCGTATGCGTCAGGTTGGCGATGAAATTAAAGAGTTAGACACACAATTAAATGATGTAGAAGATCGCTTTAAAGATATGATGATGCGCTTACCAAATATTCCGCACCAATCTGTACCTGTAGGGACAACAGAAGATGACAATGTAGAAGTTTTGAAATGGGGCGAAGTGCCAAGTTTTGATTTTGAAATCAAAGCACACTGGGATATTGCTACAGATCTTCAAATTGTAGACTTTGAACGCGGCGCAAAAGTAACAGGTAGCCGTTTCTTATTCTATCGTGGGCTTGGAGCTCGTTTGGAACGTGCATTAATGAGCTTTATGATGGATTTACATGCTGAAGAGCATGGTTATGAAGAAATGCTACCACCTGTTATTGTAAATCGAGATAGCCTAACAGGGACGGGACAACTACCTAAATTTGAGGAGGATGTCTTCAAATTAGCTGACACAGATTATTTCATGATTCCAACTGCAGAGGTGCCAGTCACAAACTTCTACAGAGATGAAATTCTTCCTAATGAAGCTTTACCACAAGGTTTTGCAGCATATAGCGCTTGCTTCCGCTCTGAAGCGGGCTCTGCCGGTCGCGATACGCGTGGTCTAATTCGCCAGCACCAATTCAATAAAGTAGAATTAGTACGCTTTGTTAAACCAGAGGAATCTTATGAGCAACTAGAGCTATTGACAGGTCATGCTGAAAAAGTGTTGCAATTATTAGGCTTACCTTATCGTAAATTGAAAATGTGTACAGCTGATTTAGGCTTTACCGCTGCGAAAAAATACGATTTAGAGGTATGGATTCCAGCACAAAATATGTACCGTGAAATCTCTTCTTGCTCAAACTTTGAGGATTTCCAAGCGCGTCGTGCAAATATTCGTTTCCGTCGTGAACCAAATGCAAAACCAGAGTTCGTACACACATTAAACGGTTCAGGTCTGGCAATTGGTCGTACAGTAGCAGCAATCTTAGAAAACTATCAGCAAGCCGATGGAAGCGTAGTAATTCCAGAAGTCTTAAGACCATATATGGGCGGAAAAGATATTATTGCCCCTAAATAA
- the pdxT gene encoding pyridoxal 5'-phosphate synthase glutaminase subunit PdxT: MKKIGVLALQGAVREHIQMLEALSCEVVIVKHVKDLAKLDGLVLPGGESTTMRKLLNRYDLLEPIRVLAQQGLPMFGTCAGLILLAKEVIDYEPHLGVMDVVVARNSYGRQVDSFETKLDIPAIGDAISAVFIRAPHIVSAGEGVEILAEYDGKIVLARDGHLLGCSFHPELTMDSRTLEYFVTSMV; encoded by the coding sequence ATGAAAAAAATTGGTGTATTAGCATTGCAGGGTGCGGTAAGAGAGCATATACAAATGTTAGAGGCACTTAGTTGTGAAGTTGTAATAGTAAAGCATGTGAAGGATTTAGCAAAACTTGACGGTCTTGTGTTGCCAGGTGGTGAAAGTACAACGATGAGAAAATTGCTAAATCGTTATGATCTTCTAGAACCGATTCGTGTACTTGCGCAACAAGGTTTACCGATGTTTGGTACTTGTGCAGGACTAATTTTATTGGCAAAAGAGGTAATCGATTATGAGCCGCATTTAGGTGTGATGGATGTAGTAGTAGCTCGTAATTCTTATGGACGTCAGGTGGATAGCTTTGAGACTAAACTTGATATTCCGGCAATTGGTGACGCCATATCTGCGGTATTTATTCGTGCGCCGCATATTGTATCTGCTGGCGAGGGTGTTGAAATTCTAGCAGAGTATGATGGGAAAATTGTGCTAGCACGTGATGGCCATCTACTAGGATGCTCATTTCATCCTGAATTAACGATGGATTCCCGCACCCTCGAATATTTTGTGACGTCTATGGTGTGA
- the pdxS gene encoding pyridoxal 5'-phosphate synthase lyase subunit PdxS — MKQTGTELVKRGMAEMQKGGVIMDVINAEQAKIAEAAGAVAVMALERVPSDIRKAGGVARMADPRIVEEVMGAVSIPVMAKARIGHIVEARVLEAMGVDYIDESEVLTPADEEYHLLKSDYTVPFVCGCRDLGEAARRIGEGASMLRTKGEPGTGNIVEAVRHIRKVNAQVRKVVGMTEDELMTEAKLLGAPFELLREIKRIGRLPVVNFAAGGVATPADAALMMELGADGVFVGSGIFKSENPEKFARAIVEATTHYKDYKLIAAISKELGVPMKGIDIAQLSHNERMQERGW, encoded by the coding sequence ATGAAACAAACTGGGACAGAGTTAGTAAAACGAGGGATGGCAGAAATGCAAAAGGGTGGCGTCATTATGGACGTGATTAATGCTGAGCAGGCAAAAATCGCGGAGGCAGCAGGCGCTGTTGCTGTTATGGCATTAGAGCGAGTGCCTTCAGATATACGTAAGGCTGGTGGCGTTGCTCGTATGGCAGATCCACGCATCGTAGAAGAAGTGATGGGTGCTGTCTCAATACCTGTGATGGCAAAGGCACGTATTGGTCATATCGTAGAGGCACGTGTATTAGAAGCAATGGGCGTTGATTATATTGACGAAAGTGAAGTTTTAACACCAGCAGATGAAGAATATCATTTATTAAAAAGTGATTATACTGTACCTTTTGTTTGTGGTTGTCGTGATTTAGGGGAAGCGGCTCGTCGAATTGGAGAAGGAGCTTCAATGCTACGGACGAAGGGTGAACCTGGTACAGGTAATATTGTAGAAGCAGTGCGTCATATTCGTAAGGTGAATGCGCAAGTACGCAAAGTCGTAGGTATGACAGAAGATGAATTAATGACAGAAGCTAAATTACTTGGTGCGCCATTTGAGTTATTACGAGAAATTAAAAGAATTGGTCGCTTACCAGTTGTAAACTTTGCAGCAGGAGGTGTTGCTACACCAGCGGATGCAGCATTAATGATGGAGTTAGGCGCTGATGGTGTATTTGTTGGTTCGGGTATTTTTAAATCAGAAAATCCAGAGAAGTTTGCACGAGCTATTGTAGAAGCTACAACACATTACAAGGATTATAAGTTGATTGCGGCAATTTCTAAAGAACTTGGTGTCCCAATGAAAGGTATTGATATTGCACAGCTAAGTCACAATGAACGTATGCAAGAACGAGGTTGGTAA
- the pdxR gene encoding MocR-like pyridoxine biosynthesis transcription factor PdxR — protein MDMLLFELEKHGGKPLYDQLYSGIKEAIITKKIAVGEKLPSKRKLADFLNISQTTIEIAYAQLLAEGYIMSKSRIGYFVEEIDELPYIQQDTTAYLNEQPKKKSYTIDFNPGSIDIDAFPFQTWRKYARDLFDDASKELLLTGEPQGERALRTEIANYLYQSRGVVCSPEQIVIGSGTEQLLPMILRLFSEDTCFALENPGYPTVHRMFSQHKRKVLPIVVDDEGIVIHALEKTSADVVYITPSHQFPTGAVLSATRRAQALNWAAQSPSRFIIEDDYDSEFRYTGKPIPALQALDRNEQVIYMSTFTKSLMPSLRVAYFVLPPKLLATYNDVFNYYSSTVPRFDQHIVANFMRDGHFSKHLNRMRKVYRKKHDKLTTILDNYSAQVKITGEQAGMHVLLNVQHSLSEKQLQHYANNAGIGIYPLSDYRLDGLLSTQAQFLLGFGGIPVHQIESSIERLMDCWHIQKDIFMSDNPSQKMP, from the coding sequence ATGGACATGCTATTATTTGAACTTGAGAAGCATGGCGGTAAACCGCTCTACGATCAGCTTTATAGCGGTATAAAAGAAGCCATTATTACGAAGAAGATTGCCGTTGGAGAAAAATTACCATCGAAGAGGAAATTAGCCGATTTTCTAAATATTTCCCAAACAACTATTGAAATTGCTTATGCGCAATTACTTGCAGAGGGCTATATTATGTCAAAATCACGGATTGGCTATTTTGTAGAGGAAATTGACGAACTACCGTATATTCAACAAGATACAACTGCTTACTTAAACGAACAGCCCAAGAAAAAATCCTATACTATTGATTTTAACCCTGGTTCTATTGATATTGACGCCTTTCCATTCCAAACATGGCGCAAATACGCAAGAGATCTTTTTGATGATGCTTCAAAGGAATTGTTATTAACAGGGGAGCCTCAAGGAGAACGGGCTTTGCGTACAGAGATTGCTAATTATTTATACCAATCACGCGGAGTTGTTTGTAGTCCTGAGCAAATTGTTATTGGCTCTGGTACGGAGCAACTTCTCCCAATGATATTACGTCTTTTCAGTGAAGATACTTGCTTTGCGCTTGAAAATCCAGGTTATCCAACCGTGCATCGAATGTTTTCACAACATAAGCGAAAGGTTTTACCAATTGTGGTCGATGATGAAGGAATAGTTATTCATGCACTCGAAAAAACAAGTGCTGATGTTGTTTATATAACGCCATCTCACCAATTCCCAACCGGGGCTGTATTATCTGCAACAAGACGAGCACAAGCATTAAATTGGGCAGCACAGAGCCCTTCACGTTTTATTATCGAGGATGATTATGACTCTGAATTTCGTTATACGGGAAAACCAATTCCAGCGCTTCAAGCATTAGACCGTAATGAACAAGTCATCTATATGAGTACCTTTACAAAATCTTTAATGCCTTCCTTACGTGTTGCTTATTTTGTGCTACCGCCTAAATTGCTTGCTACTTATAACGATGTTTTTAACTATTATTCATCAACAGTGCCAAGATTCGATCAGCATATCGTAGCAAATTTTATGCGTGATGGCCATTTCTCTAAGCATTTAAATCGGATGCGGAAAGTGTATCGAAAAAAGCATGATAAACTAACTACTATTTTAGATAATTATTCTGCACAAGTTAAGATTACAGGTGAGCAGGCAGGGATGCATGTCTTACTCAACGTTCAACATTCTTTATCAGAAAAACAATTGCAGCATTACGCCAACAATGCAGGAATTGGTATCTATCCTTTATCGGATTATCGCCTAGATGGACTACTGTCTACACAAGCACAATTTTTACTAGGCTTTGGTGGTATTCCTGTTCATCAAATTGAATCTTCTATTGAAAGACTCATGGATTGCTGGCATATACAGAAAGATATATTCATGTCTGATAATCCCTCACAAAAGATGCCTTAA